From the genome of Paracoccus seriniphilus, one region includes:
- the guaB gene encoding IMP dehydrogenase has product MQIREALTFDDVLLVPAASTVMPSTADVTTHVTRSIRMNIPLLSSAMDTVTESRMAIAMAQSGGMGVIHRNLTTEQQADEVSKVKRFESGIVFRPITLRPDQTLADAKALQERYNVTGFPVVDSEGRVLGIVTNRDMRFASDDKTPVRAMMTSEGLAMLTEPADREQAINLMKERRIEKLLVTDGQGKLTGLLTLKDTKNAVLNPQACKDDLGRLRVAAASTVGDEGFERSMALIEAGVDMVVIDTAHGHSAGVAKSVERVKAHAGDVQVVAGNVATAEATRALIGAGADAVKVGIGPGSICTTRIVAGVGVPQLTAIMDAASAAGDIPVIADGGIKFSGDFAKAIAAGASCAMVGSAIAGTDESPGEVILYQGRSFKSYRGMGSMGAMARGSADRYFQKDAATDKLVPEGIEGQVPYKGPAGTVIHQLVGGLRAAMGYTGCATIAEMRRNCEFVRITGAGLKESHVHDVSITRESPNYRMG; this is encoded by the coding sequence ATGCAGATTCGTGAGGCTTTGACCTTTGATGATGTTCTTCTGGTACCCGCCGCTTCGACGGTGATGCCATCCACTGCGGATGTGACGACCCATGTCACCCGTTCGATCAGGATGAATATTCCCCTGCTGTCATCCGCGATGGATACCGTCACCGAAAGCCGGATGGCGATCGCGATGGCGCAATCGGGCGGCATGGGCGTCATTCACCGCAACCTGACGACCGAGCAACAGGCCGATGAGGTCAGCAAGGTCAAGCGTTTCGAATCCGGCATCGTGTTCCGGCCGATCACCCTGCGGCCCGACCAGACGCTGGCCGATGCCAAGGCCCTGCAGGAACGCTATAACGTCACCGGTTTTCCGGTCGTTGACTCGGAAGGCCGGGTGCTTGGTATCGTGACCAATCGCGACATGCGTTTTGCCAGCGATGACAAGACGCCGGTGCGTGCCATGATGACCTCGGAAGGTCTGGCCATGCTGACCGAGCCTGCGGACCGCGAGCAGGCCATCAACCTGATGAAAGAGCGCCGGATCGAAAAGCTGCTGGTCACCGATGGCCAGGGCAAGCTGACCGGTCTGCTGACGCTGAAGGACACCAAGAATGCCGTCCTGAACCCCCAGGCCTGCAAGGATGATCTGGGACGTCTGCGCGTCGCCGCGGCCTCGACCGTCGGGGACGAGGGATTTGAACGCAGCATGGCCCTGATCGAGGCTGGCGTGGACATGGTGGTGATCGACACGGCGCATGGCCATTCGGCGGGCGTCGCGAAATCTGTCGAACGCGTCAAGGCCCATGCGGGTGACGTTCAGGTTGTCGCCGGCAATGTCGCAACGGCCGAGGCGACCCGGGCGCTGATCGGCGCGGGTGCGGATGCCGTCAAGGTCGGCATCGGGCCGGGCAGCATCTGCACCACGCGCATCGTCGCCGGTGTCGGCGTGCCGCAGCTGACAGCGATCATGGATGCGGCTTCGGCGGCGGGCGATATCCCGGTGATCGCCGATGGAGGCATCAAGTTTTCGGGCGATTTCGCCAAGGCCATCGCGGCGGGTGCAAGCTGTGCCATGGTCGGCAGTGCAATCGCCGGCACCGATGAAAGTCCGGGCGAAGTGATCCTGTACCAGGGGCGCAGCTTCAAATCCTATCGCGGCATGGGCAGCATGGGTGCGATGGCGCGCGGCAGTGCCGATCGCTATTTCCAGAAGGACGCCGCAACCGACAAGCTGGTTCCCGAGGGCATCGAAGGTCAGGTGCCTTACAAGGGGCCGGCAGGCACCGTCATCCATCAGCTGGTGGGCGGGCTTCGTGCGGCCATGGGCTATACCGGATGTGCAACCATTGCGGAAATGCGCCGCAACTGCGAATTCGTCCGCATCACCGGGGCAGGGCTGAAGGAAAGCCATGTCCATGATGTCTCGATCACGCGCGAAAGCCCCAACTACCGGATGGGATGA
- a CDS encoding RsmB/NOP family class I SAM-dependent RNA methyltransferase: MTPAARIASAIEILDRVLAGHPAEQSLLRWSRASRFAGSGDRAAVRDLVFEALRRRNSLAALGGGCDGRRLMIGMLRDGDTDPDTVFTGMGHAPAALSDAERHQGVDSPPVIDLPEWILPFWRESLGEEADRIAALMGQRAPVWLRVNGRKSSVEQALAALADDGVEAKADDRLEGALQVTSGERRIARSGAYLEGLVELQDLSPQMACAALPLKSGDRVLDYCAGGGGKALALACRQGGLKIDAHDADPGRMQDIPARAARAGVSIRLTDRVAGKYQLVVADVPCSGSGTWRRSPDAKWRLDEKNLDNLTATQSQILDSCSKFVAPAGHLAYMTCSLLDEENDRQIAAFLSRNDRFSLISRQLWTPVTASDGFFLALLQRNP, encoded by the coding sequence ATGACTCCGGCAGCGCGTATCGCATCCGCTATCGAGATTCTTGATCGCGTGCTGGCGGGACATCCGGCCGAGCAATCGCTTCTGCGTTGGTCCCGCGCCAGCCGCTTTGCCGGGTCGGGTGATCGTGCGGCCGTGCGTGACCTGGTCTTCGAGGCGCTGCGTCGGCGCAACAGCCTTGCCGCGCTTGGCGGCGGTTGTGACGGGCGCCGTCTGATGATCGGAATGCTGCGGGATGGTGATACCGATCCCGACACGGTCTTCACCGGCATGGGCCATGCCCCCGCGGCACTGAGCGATGCCGAGCGTCATCAGGGTGTGGATTCACCCCCGGTGATCGACCTTCCTGAATGGATCCTGCCGTTCTGGCGCGAATCCCTGGGGGAGGAAGCGGACAGGATTGCCGCCCTCATGGGACAGCGCGCTCCGGTCTGGCTGCGCGTGAACGGGCGCAAGTCCAGTGTCGAGCAGGCACTGGCCGCGCTGGCCGATGATGGCGTTGAGGCCAAGGCCGATGATCGGCTGGAGGGCGCCTTGCAGGTGACTTCGGGCGAGAGGCGGATTGCGCGAAGTGGGGCCTATCTGGAAGGCCTGGTCGAACTGCAAGACCTGTCGCCGCAGATGGCCTGTGCCGCGTTGCCGCTGAAATCGGGTGACCGGGTTCTGGATTACTGCGCAGGTGGGGGCGGCAAGGCGCTGGCGCTGGCGTGCCGGCAGGGTGGCCTGAAAATTGACGCCCATGACGCAGATCCCGGACGGATGCAGGATATTCCGGCGCGTGCGGCGCGTGCGGGCGTCTCGATCAGGTTGACTGACAGGGTCGCGGGAAAATATCAGCTGGTGGTGGCCGATGTGCCATGTTCGGGCTCGGGCACGTGGCGGCGCAGCCCGGATGCGAAATGGCGTCTGGACGAGAAGAATCTGGACAATCTGACCGCGACCCAGTCGCAGATACTGGATTCCTGTTCGAAATTCGTCGCCCCGGCCGGGCATCTGGCCTATATGACCTGTTCGTTGCTTGACGAAGAGAATGACCGGCAGATCGCGGCCTTCCTGTCGAGAAACGACCGGTTTTCCCTGATTTCACGTCAGCTCTGGACCCCGGTGACGGCCAGCGACGGATTTTTCCTGGCGCTCTTGCAGAGAAATCCGTGA